In Thermoanaerobacterium xylanolyticum LX-11, the genomic window TGCATCCTGCTGCGATTTATTAAATCTATGTATCTCATCAACAAATAATATGGTTCTTTTTCCATACATCGACAATCTATCTTTTGACTCATTTACTATTTTCTTTATATCTGTAACTCCTGATGTTACAGCATTTAATTTTTCAAAACTAGATTTCGTCGTATTAGCTATTATATTTGCAAGCGTTGTCTTACCTGTACCAGGTGGCCCATAAAATATAAGCGATCTGACTTTGTCAGCTTTTATGGCTCTATATAGAAGCTTATCATGCCCTAATATATGCTTTTGACCAACAAACTCATCAAGAGTAGTAGGCCTCATGCGATCTGCCAACGGTGCATTGCTTTTTCTAAAATTGTCTTGTGCAAATTGAAACATATCCATGATTTTCACCTTTTACAAACTTTATTCATACATCAGCATTATTATACTATACATATGTATATATATAAAAGTAATTGCAAATAAAAAATGCCACCTTTAATGATGACATTTATCCACCAAGTGTAATATCTTGTTTTGAATACCATTCAAGGGCATCGTAAAAATGTTGAGGCTTAAAATCCGGCCAATAATCATCAATTACATAAAAATCAGAATATATCGACTGGACAGGCAAAAATCCGCTTAACCTCCTTCTGCCACCCCACCTTATGATTAAATCTATTCGCGATATTTCTTTTGATGAAATTAGATCTAATATATCCCTTTTTTCTCCACTGCTTAAAGCCTTTAATGCATTATTCAAATCCCACTGCCATCCATAATTGACAAGAAAATTAACTTTCATCTTTCCACTGCCAATTCTTTTTCGTTTACAATATGGCAACAATTCTTGCGGAAACATGGGAGAATTATAATTTCCTATGACTAAAAGATTTGCATCTTCCTTTTCAAGCATTTTAACAGCATCAATACACGCTTTTTTAAATGCTTCTGTTTGAACAGATGGTCGCTTTGTGTTATCCTGCGTAAATCCATAGAAAGTTAATTCTTTAATGCCAATCTCTCTGCACATCTTATACAATGTAATTCCTGGTTCTAAACCGTATGAATATCCAGCTTCTTTAGGCATATTTCTATTTTGTGCCCAACGTCTATTTCCATCAGGAATAACGCCAATGTGATTGGGAATTCTATACATTTTGTCCTCCTTTCTTTGATTTGATATATACAGTTTTTCCAATTTAATATCTATTATACTCTAATGTATAAATATTTTAATTAAAAAAAACTGTTATGCTATAAAAGCGATAACAGTTTTTCCTTTGTTATAAATTTCTATTTATAAAATCTTCAAAATCAGATTTTGGCCTTGCTCCTATGATTTTATCTACCATTTTGCCACCTTTGAAAAGTCCTATGGTAGGGATGCTCATGATCCTAAATTGCATAGCAAGCTCGTTTTCTTCATCCACATTGATTTTGCCAACTTTCACTTTTCCTTCATAATCTTCAGCTAACTCTTCTATTATAGGCGAAACCATTCTGCAAGGTCCACACCACTCTGCCCAAAAATCTACCAAAACAGGTATATTTGAATTAACTACCTCCTCCTGAAAATTGTCCTTTGTTATTTTAACTTCAGCCATTTTTCTACCTCCTAATTATATTTTAAAAATTCTTTAACTATTAGCTTTTTCTTTTAGATTTATTTTATCCAATAAATAAACCTAAAAATCTTTAAGTCATTTCATAAATTTCATAAATGTCTCAACAAGCTCGTCAATCATGTCATCTTGCTTTTCAGTATTTATAGCATCTTTCACGCACCCAAGAGTATGACTTTTAAGCAATATTTTACCTACGCTATTTATTGCAGATCTAACGGCAGCAACCTGTATAAGGACATCTACACAGTATATGTCTTTTTCTATCATTTTTTGTATTCCCTTTATTTGTCCTTCGATTTTTTTTAGCCTTCTTAGCAAATCGTCTTTTTCATCTTGATATGAATTCATAATTACCTCCCATACCCCTATTAGGTACAAATTTAGTATAATCTTTCCGCGAAAATTTGTCAACATATTTTTCACTTGTACCCAAGTATATCCTTTATGACTTCACCAGCCAATATAAATCCTGCTACAGGTGGTACAAAAGATACACTACCTGGTATCTGCCTTCTTTTGACACAAGTTCTTTCTTTATTTGTGCATATACACTGTTTTTTACAAGTTTCCACATCCAAAAGAGGTTTTATGGGCTTTTCTTTAGAATAAACAACTTTTAGCGATTTTATACCACGTTTTCTAAGCTCATATCTCATAACTTTTGCAAGAGGACATATACTCGTATCGTATATATCAGCCACCTCAAACTTTGTAGGATCCAGTTTATTTGCTGCGCCCATGCAGCTTATAATAGGTATGCCCATCTCATTGCATTTAACGACAAGATCTATTTTCGACGATACTGTGTCAATAGCATCTACTACATAATCATAATCGCAGGACAACAAAATATTGCTATTCTCGCTACTATAGAAAGTTTGATGTGATATAACTTTAAGATTAGGATTTATCTCTAAAAGCCTCTCTTTCATAACTTCAACTTTTGGTTTACCAACTGTCTTTCTTGTAGCATGTATTTGTCTATTTATGTTAGTTAAGCAGACTGTGTCATCGTCTACTATTACCAATTTTCCAATGCCACTTCGTGCTAAAGCTTCTGCTGTGTACGATCCTACACCGCCCATCCCAAAAACAGCGACAGTAGATCTTTTTAATTTATCTAAATTATCTTTCCCTATTAATAGTTCCGTTCTCGAAAAAGCGTGTAACAATGCTGATTCCTCCAATAAAAAATCCCCATAGTGCCGTTAAGTCGGTGGTTTTGAACCTGCTCTCGCAGGTGGGTGCCCTCCTGATAACTTCATATGTCCATTCAAAGATGGCTTATATTCCATTACCAGAGCCCAGGCTCCCTTTTAATAGGTGTTGGCTCAAAACATTACCGCATTTCACGCACACCATAGGGTTTCTAAAAATATATTATCACATTTTTAAGCATTTTTCAAGGTTAAACGTTTATAGGTCAACCTTTATGTGTAATTCATCCAACTGTTCTTTCGAAACTTCAGATGGCGCATCCGACATAAGATCGCATGCATTCTGGGTTTTTGGAAATGCGATAACATCCCTTATATTATCTGTACCCGTAAGTATCATTGTCAATCTGTCAAGCCCATATGCAATGCCACCATGTGGCGGTGCTCCATATTTAAAAGCATTTAATAAAAATCCAAATCGTGCCTCAGCATCTTCATCGTTAAAACCAAGCACTTTAAACATCTTCTTCTGCAATTCTGTATCATGTATCCTGATACTGCCACCACCTATTTCCATACCATTTAGAACTATGTCATACGCTTTTGCTCTTACCTGGCCCGGATTCTTGTCAAGCATTTCTATATCCTCGTCTTTTGGAGCAGTAAACGGATGGTGCATCGCAACATACCTTTTTTCTTCTTCGCTGTATTCCAACAATGGAAAATCGACAACCCACAAAAATTCGTACTTGTTCTCGTCAATAAGATTGTATCTTCTCCCCATTTCCAATCTCAAATGACCTAAAGCATCATAAACTATCATATTGTTTCTGTCAGCTACTATTAATATCAAATCGCCTTTTTCTGCTTCCATGGCATTTAAAACCTGTGCCAACTCATCCTCTTTCAAAAATTTTGAGATTTGGGATTTTGGACCATCATCTGACATCTGTATCCATACAAGTCCTTTAGCTTTATATGTTTTTACGTATTCTACAAGCTCATCTAATTGTCTTCTAGGAATAGATGCTGCACCTTTCACATTTATTGCCCTTACAGAACCACCATTTTCTATTGCATCTCTAAAAACTTTAAATTCAGAGTCTGCAAATATTGATGAAAGATTTTTCAACTCCATTCCAAATCTTAAATCAGGCTTGTCAGAGCCAAACCTGTCCATTGCTTCCTGCCAAGAAATTCTCCTAAAAGGAACTTCCAAGTCGATATTCAAAATTTCCTTAAATATTTTAGCTATCATACGCTCATTTATGGATATGACATCATCTTCATCGACAAACGACATCTCTATATCGATCTGCGTAAACTCAGGCTGCCTATCTGCTCTTAAATCCTCATCTCTTAAGCATTTTGCAATCTGATAGTACCTATCAAAACCTGATATCATTAAAAGCTGCTTAAATATCTGCGGTGATTGTGGCAACGCAAAAAATTTGCCAGGTTGTACCCTACTTGGAACAAGATAATCTCTAGCTCCTTCTGGAGTGCTTTTTATGAGAAGCGGCGTTTCTATGTCTATAAAGCCGTTTTTATCCAAAAAGTCTCTCACAATTCTCGTTATCTTGTATCTTGTAATCAAAATCTTCTGCATCGATGGTCTTCTTAAATCCAAATACCTGTACTTTAATCTAATCGCCTCAGACACATTATTTCTATCCTCCACCATGAATGGTGGTGTCTCAGCTTTGCTTAAAATTTTAAATTCGCTTACGTAAATCTCTATGTTTCCTGTCTCAAGATTTGGATTCACATTTTCTTCCGATCTCTTTACAACTTTACCTGATGCAGCCAAAACATACTCATTTCTCACATGCTGAGCTTTATCAAATGCTTCCTTTGAAAGCTGCTCACTAAAAACAATCTGTATAAGCCCGGTCCTATCCCGCAATTCTAAAAATATGAGTCCTCCAAGATCTCTCCTTCTTTGAACCCATCCCATCACAACGACATTTTTCCCAACATCGTTAATTGTAAGTTCTCCGCACATATGTGTTCTTTTCATGCCTGCCAATTGCTCTCCCATCAATATACCTCCATCTATTCTGATATTTTATCATAAATTTTATCAAGCTCAATTGCACTTTCTTCTCCAGTGTCCATGTTTTTCATTTTTACCTTGCCATTTTTAAGTTCGTCTTCACCTAAAATTATCGTATACCTTACATTTAGTTTATTAGCGTATTTCATCTGTGCTTTAAGACTTCTTCCCATATTGTCAATCTCAACTGAAATTCCCAAACTCCTAAGTTTTGTAGCCATAGAAAACGCATATTTCTTTGCTTCATTTCCGATTGTGCATATGAAAAGATCTGGACGCTTTGGAGCGGGTATTTCAATGCCGCTGTTTTCAAGCGTCAGCAACAAACGTTCAAGTCCCAATCCAAACCCTACACCAGGTACAGAAGGACCTCCACATTCTTCTACTAAACCATCGTATCTTCCTCCACCACAAACAGTACCTTGTGCACCTATGTCGTTTGATATTATTTCAAAAGCTGTTTTAGTATAATAGTCAAGACCTCTAACTATCTTAGGATTAATGATAAAGTTAAATCCCGCTTCTTTTAAATAAGATTGAAGACTTTCAAAGTGATTTTTGCAATCATCACAAAGATAATTAAGCATTAACGGTGCGTCCTTCAATATTCTTTTACAACTTTCAACCTTGCAATCAAGGACTCTCATGGGATTTATCTTATATCTTTCTTTGCAATCATCACATAAATTTTCAATATTTTCTCCTAAAAATTCTTTCAACGCTTTGTTATATTCCCTTCTGCAGTTAGGACATCCAATGCTGTTGATATTTAGCTCCAAATTTTTAAGTCCCAATTTATTGAATAGAGTCATAGCAACACTGATTACTTCAGCATCAGCCAAGGCGTCATTTGACCCAAACATTTCTATTCCAAATTGATGGTGTTCCCTAAGCCTTCCTGACTGAGGTCTTTCATATCTATATACTGGTGTTATGTAGTAAATCTTAACTGGCATCGTTTCTGCGTATAAGTTGTGTTCAACAAACGCTCTTACAGCAGGCGAAGTTCCCTCAGGCTTTAAAGTAATACTTCTACCGCTCTTGTCATTAAAAGTGTACATTTCCTTTCTGACAATATCAGTTGATTCGCCAACACCTCTTAAAAATAGTTCAGTGTGCTCAAACCCAGGTGTTCTAATTTCTTTAAATCCAAAATCTGCACATATTTCTCTTATCATATTTTCTAAATATTGCCATTTGTAAGCTTCTGATGGAAGTACATCTTTTGTCCCTCTAGGCGCTTTTGTAAGCATAAAATCAACTCCTCTTTATACTTAAGTATTATATAATATAAAATTCTCTCAATCCCGCAAATAAATTGCAGGGACGAGAGAATTTCCCGTGGTGCCACCCTGATTACAACTCTTTCCTTTAACGCAGGTTTACGTATTTGGCCTACATATCGACCAATATGCTAATAGGCGTCTTTCGCAAAGGCAGTGATATAAAGATACTCTCAGTCACGGTATCTTCTCCCTTTTATATGTGCTTTTGCTACTCTCCTACTCATCGCAGTATACTATATCAAGCTATTTATTTGATATTATAACTTTAATATATTGACGTGTCAAGCCAGAAAAGAACTACTGCTTTTCTTTTAATACTTTCATTAACTTTTCAAAATATTCAGGAGTTGGTGCCTCAAATTCCATATAAACTTTCTTAGATGGATGCACTAAGCCTAAAAGCTTTGAATGTAACACCTGACCTGAAAGATTAAATCTCTGTTTTTTATATCCGTAAACTTCGTCACCTACAATTGGATGCCCAATATATGCCATATGAACTCTAATCTGATGAGTGCGACCAGTTTTTATTATCGCTTCTACAAGAGAATTGTTTTTATACCTTTCGAGAACTCTATACAATGTTAAAGCATAGCGTCCATCTTTTACAACAGCCATCTTTTTTCTCTCAATATGATCTCTTCCTATTGGAGCCTCTACAGCTCCTTCATCGTTTTTAATTACTCCCTCAACGATCGCTAAATATTTCTTTAAAATAGTCCTGTTTTTTATTTGATTTGAAAGCTCAAGATGAGCTTTGTCATTTTTAGCAACAACCATTACGCCAGAAGTATCTTTATCAAGCCTATGGACAATTCCCGGCCTTAATTCTCCATTTATGCCCGACAAATTTGTGCAATGGTATAAAAGCGCATTGACAAGTGTACCACTTAAATTACCAGGAGCAGGGTGAACCACCATGCCTTGAGGCTTATTTACAACAATTATATCATCATCTTCGTAAATAATATCAAGAGGAATATTTTCTGGTTTTAAGTCTATTTCTTCCGCTTCAGGTATATTTAAGTTTATCACATCACCTTCCCTTACCTTATAATTAGGCTTTACCGATTTGCCGTTAACTTTAACAAGTTCATCTAATATCAATTTCTTTAAATATGATCTTGTATAATCTACTTCCGAAGCTAAAAAAGAGTCTATTCTTTTATCTACATCATCTTTTTCTGCAATTATATTCACAATATTAACTATGTTCATGAATTACAACCCTTCCAAGCATATAACCTACTATTATTGACTTTCTTTTTTAAATATCAAAGTATAGCACAACAATATAGCGCCTACTACTATCATGGAATCAGCTAAATTAAAGACTGCTGGAAAAAACCTGAAGTCAATGAAATCTACAACATACCCTAATCTGACTCTATCGATCAAATTTCCGATGGCTCCACCGAGAATCATGGATAAAGTAAACTTATAAAATGTACTGCTGGGTATATTTATAATTGAATACACCAATATTGTCCCAACAATAACCGTTATTATTATAAAAAATACTGTCTTATTTTGCAATATTCCAAAAGCAGCACCTTTATTTTCAACGTACGTAAAGTTAAATACATTGTCTATTATAGGAAAAGTCCCAATGGGTTTTAAATACCTCACTACAAAGTATTTTGAAATTTGGTCAATTAAAATAGAAATAAAAACAATGATAATTTCCAAAATTTATCCTCCTAAGTAAAAGCTTAAAATTAGGGCTTGAAAATCGAGCCCTAATTTAGATTTCAATCTTTCAAAAATTATTTTACGTACTTGGATAACAATTCTTCTATCTCTTTTTCATCTATAGATGGTCTTTTAACATTATCGTATAAAATCCAATCTTCTAAATGCACAGTTGATGCACCAGGTTCTAATTTTACCATAGGACCTAATGACTCCATTTCCATCATCCAATCTGTCGTATATGTTTCGTAAGAAGCATTGTAATCCGGATAAACTGCATTTTCATCATGTTTAAATTTCTTTATAAAAAGATGTCCATGATTAAAGTACGCTGCCCATCCTTTTTCATTTTGAATTCCAAATTTAAATGGTTCTTTTTTATTAGGGTCTTGCTCAAAAATTATGTATTTGTCTCCAAAGTGTATTCTGTGATCTTTCATATGAGAGTAAGGCCACAATACTAAAGCTCTATTTGGCAAAAGTCCAGTGTCTTTCATAGGTTGCTCAACGACTTGAAGACCTCCTGTTGCCATGATAGATATAGCCCATGGTGAAAGCTCTACCGCCCAAGCACCTTTATTTGTAAGCGTATGCTTAACATTTACAATAGGTTTATCTGGTTCTAAAGTTATTTCAATTTCCTTTTGTATATATGCATAATCTTTAGGCTCTTGAATAAGCTTAATGCCATTTTCTATTTCTTCGTACTTTATTGGAAAATTATCAAGTGTATATGTTCTTGGCATGGCTTCAGGGCTGTGCCACAATCTATGCCCACCATAATTTCTCCAAATGTCCTCACCTTTTTTACCTGCATCTTCTTCATTAATGCTGAATTCATTTTCTTGTCCTACAAACCCAAATCTCATTATCCTTGGACCTATTTCCGTTGTAGCTATAAAATCAACCACCCCATTAGAAACTTCAATGCAATTATTCCAACCCGAAAATGAAACCTTTTTAATCGTAACACTCATGATACCATTCCTTTCTTAAATAAAGCATACTTGTATGATTCCTAAAAATTTTTGAATAAGAGTGCGATAAAGCACTCTTATTCATCACTTTAATAGCTCTAATACCTTGTTGACGACATTTTCAACAGTGAATCCAAATTCTCTAAAGAGTATTTCACCAGGCGCAGATGCTCCAAAATGATCAAGACCAATTACACAGCCATCAAGGCCAACGTATTTATACCAGCTCATAGTACTTGCAGCCTCTACTGCAATTCTGGCTCTCACATTATCAGGAAGCACTGTTTTTTTGTATTCATTTGGTTGCATATCAAATATCTCCATTGAAGGCATGCTTACTACCCTCGCCTTAATCCCCTTCTCTTTAAGCACTTTGTATGCCTCATAAATCAAACTAACCTCTGAACCACTGGCCAATAAAATCACATCTGGATTTCCATTTTCAGCATCACACAACACATATCCGCCTTTTAAAGCATCTTTTGATGTCTCATCATAAACAGGAAGATTTTGCCTTGTCAATATCAATGCTGTTGGACCGTCTTTTTTGTTAAGAGCGTAGCACCATGCAGCAGAAACTTCTTTTGAGTCTGCAGGCCTTATAACCGTCAAGTTTGGAATGCTTCTTAACATTGGCAAATGTTCTATCGGTTCGTGTGTTGGACCATCCTCGCCAACGCCAATGCTGTCATGAGTAAATACGTAAATTACAGGAAGCTTCATCAATGCAGATAACCTTACAGCACCCTTCATATAATCACTGAATACGAGGAATGTAGATACATAAGGTATAATACCGCCATAAGCAGCCATTCCATTCGCAATCGCTGCCATTGCATGTTCTCTAACGCCAAAGTGAAAATTAGAGCCACCTCTGTTTTCGCTGCTATAGTCGCCTCTATCTTTTGTGTAAGTCTTTGTAGATGGCGCAAGATCTGCAGAACCACCTATCAGATTTGGGACAAGCTTAACCAAATAATTCAAAACGTCTCCAGATGAAGACCTTGTAGCCGTCTTTACTTTAAAATTCCAAAGGCCTTCGTCAGCGACTAAATCAACCGGCAATTTCTCACTGTGCCATTTATCCCATTCTTCTGCTAATTCTGGATAGTCTTTTCTATAATTTTCAAACATTCTATTCCATTTTTCTTCTTCTTTATTTAATTCTTCTATGATATTTTCAAAATGCTTACGCACTTCATCTGGAACATAAAATTCCTCATCATAATCCCATCCCAAAAACTTTTTAGTTGCCTCTACATTTTTATCTCCCAGTGGCTCTCCATGTGCTGAAGCTTTTCCTTGTTTCTCTGGGCAGCCGTATCCAATCACTGTCTTTACTATGATAAGTGACGGCCTTTCTTTGTCTGCCTTTGCTTCTTCAATAGCTTTTCCTATCTTTTCTACGTCATTACCATCATCTACTTTTATAACTTGCCAACCATAAGCCTCAAATCTTTTACCAACATCTTCTGTAAAAGCAATATCTGTACCACCTTCGATAGAAATGTTATTGGAATCGTACAATGCTATCAATTTACCAAGCTTTAGCGTTCCAGCTAAAGAACACGCTTCAGACGAAATGCCCTCCATGAGGCATCCATCGCCAACGATAGCGTATGTATAATTATCTACTATGTCATACCCTGGACGGTTAAATTTGCTTGCCATATAAGTCTCGGCGATTGCCATGCCAACAGCGTTTGAAATACCTTGTCCCAATGGACCTGTAGTAATTTCAACACCTGGTGTATGCCCATATTCTGGATGTCCCGGAGTTAAACTTTGCCATTGTCTAAAATTCTTAAGATCTTCTATTGTAAGTCCATAGCCAAAAAGATGCAACAATGAATATAAAAGTGCAGAACCATGTCCAGCAGATAATATAAATCTATCTCGCCCAGCCCATTTAGGATTTTGGGGACTGTGCTTTAAATATTTGGCCCACAATGTATATGCCATTGGAGCAGAACCCATTGGCATACCTGGATGTCCAGAGTTAGCCTTTTGCACCTGTTCGATTGAAAGTATACGTATAGTATTAATTGCTAATTCATCAATCCTGTTCATACTTAACTCTCCTTTGCTTTTTAATTACCATTAATATTATAACATTGGATAAATCGTAATAAAAGAATTTAACTTAAAATTCGAGCAAGTTACGAATTATTTTTATATTTTGCACACTTTTTTTGTTGAGTTTTATGACAGAATAACAACGAAATAAAATGCACTTAGTTATTGACTAGATAAATATACTATGATATAATAAATTTCGTCGCAGGGGAGTAGCTCAATTGGTAGAGCGGCGGTCTCCAAAACCGTAGGTTGCGAGTTCGATTCTTGTCTCCCCTGCCATTTTTATGCCTAAAATGCTTTTTAAACACAAGATTCGCTTTTATTTTAATGTTTTTTTGTAATCTTCATTGCTTATTTTGTCTACCTCTTCCACATATCCTGAATTATAATCATCGTAATCGTCATCATAATTATCAAGCCCTGCCTTAGTTTTATTATACCTTGCTACCGCTTGATACGAATCCTCAGCGTCAAATTGATTTTCGTCTTTAGAATCCATGTATCCCCATCCAAAAAGATATTTAATAGTTCTTTCTTCGTTGGGGCGTGAAAATCTAAGATCGCTTAATTTTAAATCATTATTTTTCGCACATTTTGCGCACAAAGGTGTATATGGCAATGCTTCTAACCTTTCTATTTCAATTTCTTTATGACAATGATTGCATATACCATACTTACCGCTAACCATCCGTGAAAGAGCATCATCGATTTGCCTCAAAACGTGTTGTTCGTTATCTTTTAATGCGTAATTTTTCTCTAATTCATATACTTCCGAAGCTATGTCTGCTGGATGATTGTCCGCTAATGATAGTTCCTGATAATATTCTCTCTCACCAATTTTTCCAGTTCCATTATTATCATCCATCTCGTTTAAAGTATGCAAAATTTTATTTCTTTCATCAATAAGTCTTTTTCTAAAGTACTCTAATTTTTTGTCATCCATAATAACCACATGCCTTTCTATCATAAATTTTGTTGAACAATTTTAATTATATGAGCAATAATATTGCCTATAATAGGCAAATTCAATAAAACCGCTCTTTGCAATATGTATATTACAATTGCTCCAAGCAATGTAAATCCTATAGCCATGCCAAAACCACGTGCAAGCCCACCGACAAAGTTAAGCCATAGGAGTCTATAAGGGCTTTGCATCAATTCTACATAGTCAGCTATTTTCATTTTTTCCATCATCTCAGACATTTTTTCAATTTGCTTTTTTATTTCATTTAATAATTTATTATCCAAGCCCCATTCCTCCTATAAACTATTTTGTCTTTTTGGGCAAAGTTTATTAATAATTTATTGTTTTTTAAACTTAAATATGCTTAAATTAGTAATAAGAAGATGTATATTTTAATAAAATTATCTTAGTAAAATTGATGAGGGGAATAAAATGAAAAAAAAGAAAAATAAAGATTTTTTAAACCCTTTTTACAACAGAAAATGGCATAAATATGTAGCTTTGACTATTGTCATTGTAATGATAGTTGCATTAATAGCTGCTTTCAGTCTGCCTATTCTAAATTATTAAAAGTGCGCATAAAGCGCACTAAATCTTTAATCAATTTCTTCTAGCACTTTCAATATCTCATCTACGTGTCCATCAACTTTCACTTTCCTAAAAATTTTCTTTACTATGCCTTTCCTATCTATTACAAAAGTTGATCTTTCTATGCCCATTTTTTTCTTTCCATACATATTTTTTTCTTTATAGACACCGTACTCTGTTGAAACTTTAGCATCATCATCGCTTAAGAGTATAAATGGCAAATCAAATTTTTCAATAAATTTTTTATGAGACTCTAAATCATCTAAGCTTACCCCTATTACAACTGCGTCATTATCTTCAATAGAATTTATGTTGTCTCTAAACTGGCAAGCTTCCTTTGTGCATCCAGGCGTATTGTCCTTGGGATAAAAGTAAAGAACAACTTTTTTACCCCTATAATCTTTTAAAGAGACATTCTTTCCATCACTTGACATAAGAATGAAATCAGGGGCTTCTTTTTCTACTTCAACCATCAACTTTTCCTCCTTTGATAATTATTTTCTTTTAATATTTCTTATCTTAATTATATCA contains:
- the tkt gene encoding transketolase, which codes for MNRIDELAINTIRILSIEQVQKANSGHPGMPMGSAPMAYTLWAKYLKHSPQNPKWAGRDRFILSAGHGSALLYSLLHLFGYGLTIEDLKNFRQWQSLTPGHPEYGHTPGVEITTGPLGQGISNAVGMAIAETYMASKFNRPGYDIVDNYTYAIVGDGCLMEGISSEACSLAGTLKLGKLIALYDSNNISIEGGTDIAFTEDVGKRFEAYGWQVIKVDDGNDVEKIGKAIEEAKADKERPSLIIVKTVIGYGCPEKQGKASAHGEPLGDKNVEATKKFLGWDYDEEFYVPDEVRKHFENIIEELNKEEEKWNRMFENYRKDYPELAEEWDKWHSEKLPVDLVADEGLWNFKVKTATRSSSGDVLNYLVKLVPNLIGGSADLAPSTKTYTKDRGDYSSENRGGSNFHFGVREHAMAAIANGMAAYGGIIPYVSTFLVFSDYMKGAVRLSALMKLPVIYVFTHDSIGVGEDGPTHEPIEHLPMLRSIPNLTVIRPADSKEVSAAWCYALNKKDGPTALILTRQNLPVYDETSKDALKGGYVLCDAENGNPDVILLASGSEVSLIYEAYKVLKEKGIKARVVSMPSMEIFDMQPNEYKKTVLPDNVRARIAVEAASTMSWYKYVGLDGCVIGLDHFGASAPGEILFREFGFTVENVVNKVLELLK
- a CDS encoding TraR/DksA C4-type zinc finger protein, giving the protein MDDKKLEYFRKRLIDERNKILHTLNEMDDNNGTGKIGEREYYQELSLADNHPADIASEVYELEKNYALKDNEQHVLRQIDDALSRMVSGKYGICNHCHKEIEIERLEALPYTPLCAKCAKNNDLKLSDLRFSRPNEERTIKYLFGWGYMDSKDENQFDAEDSYQAVARYNKTKAGLDNYDDDYDDYNSGYVEEVDKISNEDYKKTLK
- a CDS encoding DUF5665 domain-containing protein — its product is MSEMMEKMKIADYVELMQSPYRLLWLNFVGGLARGFGMAIGFTLLGAIVIYILQRAVLLNLPIIGNIIAHIIKIVQQNL
- the bcp gene encoding thioredoxin-dependent thiol peroxidase, coding for MVEVEKEAPDFILMSSDGKNVSLKDYRGKKVVLYFYPKDNTPGCTKEACQFRDNINSIEDNDAVVIGVSLDDLESHKKFIEKFDLPFILLSDDDAKVSTEYGVYKEKNMYGKKKMGIERSTFVIDRKGIVKKIFRKVKVDGHVDEILKVLEEID